One Rubripirellula reticaptiva genomic region harbors:
- a CDS encoding DEAD/DEAH box helicase, with product MLRSKGPAVRYGNAAAKALVENLVSKEASKQHSAEDAAVVTPPVTVSSDSQVGSDLQVETVSVKTTANETVSADGSQVTPVADVDFDAKLERKKQKKREKKARRAAEAAAAAEAAALAEATAGKNDNQAVEVAVVKKSVVVVAEEAVIAEEIVKVVAKVETREPVADESDQDDDEAAVEADVEAENTFAAMDLPRSVQEAIQRSGYTTPSEIQAAVIPPMLAGRDVVAQSQTGSGKTAAFALPILAKLKSKSPSPQVLVLAPTRELAVQVAKSFETYAGDLKGFSIATIYGGQDYEPQLRLLRRGVSVVVGTPGRVIDHVKRGSLSLEHLRCLVLDEADEMLNMGFLEDVEFVLQQCPAEKQVALFSATMPNPIRRIAEQHLRDPKTVTVQSNTMTADSINQRAIYVSPREKIELMRRLLECEETDGVIIFAKTKESTTVVAEKLVQMGYNAAALNGDMAQRARERTVDQLKNGRLDIVVATDVAARGLDVPRISHVINFDLPHDNESYVHRIGRTGRAGRSGEAIIFLTQAQRGKLRSIERLTNQVIKICDWPSTDDINNRRIDSFKSKITRTLADRDVTYYESLIATFVEETGTSIEKVAAALADQLNAGRPFLVKDRPKAEPRSKRGDFDDGDFGGDRQRGRDRNSGDSGDDRPPRRVGTVRPGMQRFRVEVGRVDGVKPGNLVGAIANEAGIESEFIGPISIQDHFTTVDLPEGMPNDIFNTLQNTWVLGKKLNISRDMGGRTGRDFSGGKHRSGKPSPGKHKGGKMRSGKGKHSS from the coding sequence GTGTTGCGCTCCAAAGGCCCCGCCGTGCGATACGGCAACGCGGCTGCCAAAGCGCTCGTCGAAAACCTTGTTTCGAAAGAAGCGAGTAAACAACATTCTGCCGAAGATGCAGCGGTCGTTACTCCACCAGTGACTGTCTCGTCTGATTCCCAAGTCGGCTCTGATCTCCAAGTCGAAACCGTTTCGGTGAAGACCACGGCGAATGAAACCGTCAGTGCCGACGGATCGCAAGTGACTCCGGTTGCCGACGTCGACTTCGATGCAAAGTTGGAACGAAAGAAACAAAAAAAGCGAGAGAAAAAAGCACGCCGAGCTGCTGAAGCTGCAGCGGCGGCCGAAGCAGCGGCGCTCGCCGAAGCCACCGCCGGCAAAAACGACAATCAAGCGGTCGAAGTAGCCGTCGTTAAAAAATCTGTTGTGGTTGTCGCGGAAGAAGCTGTCATCGCGGAAGAAATCGTCAAGGTTGTTGCCAAAGTCGAAACTCGCGAGCCAGTTGCCGACGAGTCGGACCAGGATGATGACGAAGCCGCCGTCGAAGCTGACGTCGAAGCCGAGAACACGTTTGCAGCGATGGACTTGCCACGGTCCGTTCAAGAAGCGATCCAGCGTTCCGGATACACGACGCCGTCGGAAATCCAAGCCGCCGTCATCCCGCCAATGTTGGCTGGCCGCGACGTCGTCGCTCAATCGCAAACCGGCTCCGGTAAGACGGCTGCGTTTGCGTTGCCGATTTTGGCAAAGCTGAAATCTAAATCGCCGTCGCCACAAGTGTTGGTGTTAGCACCGACACGAGAATTGGCGGTTCAGGTTGCCAAATCGTTCGAGACTTATGCAGGTGACTTGAAGGGTTTTTCGATCGCGACGATATACGGAGGCCAAGATTACGAGCCGCAGTTGCGATTGCTGCGTCGTGGTGTTTCCGTGGTTGTTGGTACGCCTGGACGCGTGATTGACCATGTGAAACGCGGGTCGCTGTCGCTGGAACATTTGCGTTGCTTGGTGTTGGACGAAGCCGACGAAATGCTGAACATGGGATTCTTGGAAGACGTTGAATTCGTCTTGCAACAATGCCCGGCTGAAAAGCAAGTCGCGTTGTTCTCGGCCACGATGCCAAACCCGATTCGCCGAATCGCGGAACAGCATCTTCGTGATCCGAAAACGGTCACCGTTCAGTCCAATACCATGACCGCGGATTCGATCAATCAGCGAGCGATTTATGTGTCGCCACGCGAAAAGATCGAATTGATGCGTCGGCTGCTTGAATGCGAAGAAACCGATGGCGTGATCATCTTTGCAAAAACCAAAGAATCGACGACCGTGGTTGCCGAAAAGTTGGTGCAAATGGGTTACAACGCCGCGGCTCTGAACGGCGACATGGCCCAGCGGGCTCGCGAGCGAACCGTAGATCAACTGAAGAACGGCCGCTTGGACATCGTTGTCGCGACTGACGTTGCCGCACGCGGTTTGGACGTGCCACGGATCAGCCACGTGATCAACTTTGATTTGCCGCACGACAACGAATCGTACGTGCACCGTATCGGCCGAACCGGTCGCGCCGGACGCAGCGGCGAAGCGATCATCTTTTTGACTCAGGCCCAGCGTGGCAAGCTTCGTTCGATTGAACGGTTGACCAACCAAGTCATCAAAATCTGCGATTGGCCATCCACCGATGACATCAACAATCGCCGTATCGATAGTTTCAAATCCAAGATCACGCGCACTCTGGCAGATCGCGATGTGACCTACTACGAATCGTTGATTGCAACCTTCGTCGAAGAAACCGGTACATCGATCGAAAAAGTGGCTGCGGCGCTTGCCGATCAATTGAATGCCGGACGTCCGTTCTTGGTCAAGGATCGCCCGAAGGCCGAACCGCGTTCGAAGCGTGGTGACTTTGATGATGGCGACTTTGGCGGCGATCGCCAGCGGGGTAGAGATCGAAACAGCGGTGATTCGGGCGACGATCGTCCACCACGCCGAGTGGGAACGGTTCGTCCTGGCATGCAACGATTCCGAGTCGAAGTTGGCCGTGTTGACGGTGTGAAGCCGGGCAACTTGGTCGGCGCGATCGCCAACGAAGCCGGTATCGAGAGTGAATTCATTGGCCCGATCAGCATCCAGGATCATTTCACAACGGTCGATTTGCCCGAAGGAATGCCCAATGACATTTTCAACACGTTGCAAAACACCTGGGTGTTGGGCAAGAAGCTGAATATCAGCCGCGATATGGGCGGCCGAACCGGACGAGACTTCTCGGGTGGAAAACACCGCAGCGGCAAGCCAAGCCCTGGGAAGCACAAAGGCGGAAAGATGAGATCCGGCAAGGGCAAGCACTCAAGCTAA